One Peterkaempfera bronchialis DNA window includes the following coding sequences:
- a CDS encoding HAD-IC family P-type ATPase: protein MARLPALLAAVAVAPARPALTGLRAAAGGAADAIALVRSGTAAAASLTRTAAAGAVDVATRPLPALLRLPETEAVGRALRALVEGDSRRRIWSAGGRAHIQIRGLAAGGPRLHRLASAVTTALQGIKGVHLAEVNAVTGHVLVAFAEDQVDVAELVEAVRSAEEAFQHRGGAGAAGTAEAGGVEGAGEIHRPLPPDDEAATAAASVALVLDCAGLVGASLARLTRIAPAPRVVRAAVALADSLPAVRQDLGARVGRHRAEVLLAAVNAALHGISDGVAPLAVDAAHRCLQLYEVRARGAAWSAAEPRLCAGGVPTPHRLPELPPRSVPFPQGPVERASDRTALAEILGAGAAVLVSHHTDGAADAMLATVPRAARLGRESFAAVLGHDLAVHGTVVLDPLALRRLDRIDAVVMDARVLCGETVRLLSAEAVQDGLDDAEVWQAAARVLHGRTASELDGPGPWRRGRYRLQRGGGDGGSGGGGGGGGAAGPQGLVAELYGPQGLCGRVRVGVVAAPLAEAVIDAAQQNAAQVAVTAHASIHELLGQAEEAPGGDEGLTEAVRGLQTDGRAVLLVARGCPQALLAADVGVSVCPEGGGTDWTADIVCGAGGAEGSALEQAWRVLTALAAAREQSAAAAHASVAASALGGLLSASRPPEHGRGPLIGWRTAPPVHLAALGAMVTGALRARGVARRSAPPPVVRDAWHALPGDEVYRRMRELRVGEGELTAGGGGEGGVGGEGGEGGVGGGRWWGGRRWRGGVAAAARVPGVRGAADLYRATRDELHDPLTPVLTLGAAASAVVGSGVDAVLVGGVMLGNAVISGAQRMRAERALHALLLRQRTHARLVEPPPEGTAPKVHDPAGVASRTVPAERLRPGDLIAVHPEDVVPADVRLLTATSLEVDEASLTGEPLPVGKTPEAVPNSGPAERTCMLYEGTVVLAGSGVGVVVATGPATEAGRAARAAGRVRSTAGLQARLAELTSIALPATGVGGLAVTGLGLLRGLKLPKALASGVAVAVAAVPEGLPLVATVAQLAAARRLSGLGVLVRSTRALEALGRVDTVCFDKTGTLTEGRLSLVRTAALHGPVPIGGGTGRQILRTAARACPPFQDGTRGLAHATDRAVAEAALDHEVAPDWTLLGELPFETGRGFSAAIGSLGDGRLAIAVKGAPETVLERCVEVLDRGGRAVPLTEVRRQRARERVRALAGRGLRVLAVARVEGAGVEGAGVGVEGEELVERVRGACLLGFVGIADTPRPAAPASVAGLVRAGVRPVMVTGDHPVTAAAVAADIGIPFADRVLTGAELEELPPQRRAEAVCAAGVFARVSPTQKVRIVRELQRAGRVVAMTGDGTNDAAAIRRADVGIAVAGRGSGSARSAADLVLTAPDPRLILDALAEGRSLWASVRDAVAILVGGNAGEIAFTLVGTAVSGRAPLSTRQLLVVNMLTDMLPALAVALTPRGAGEEDGEEDGGGPVQGFTGPEVGRVLAVRGSATAAAALVAWQVGRVSRVLPRGGRRASTMGLAALVGAQLGQTLIGRWRSPLVLATCAVSAAALVAAVEVPGVNRFFGNTALGPLGWGVVVGCAVVATVGAALGGRVLRRG from the coding sequence GTGGCCCGGTTGCCCGCCCTGCTCGCCGCCGTCGCGGTGGCGCCCGCACGCCCTGCGCTCACTGGGCTGCGGGCCGCCGCCGGCGGTGCCGCCGACGCCATCGCGCTGGTCCGCAGCGGGACCGCCGCAGCGGCCTCGCTCACCCGGACGGCCGCCGCAGGCGCGGTCGACGTGGCGACCCGGCCGCTGCCGGCCCTGCTGCGGCTCCCCGAGACCGAGGCCGTGGGCCGGGCCCTGCGCGCCCTGGTCGAGGGCGACAGCCGTCGCCGGATCTGGTCGGCGGGCGGCCGTGCGCACATCCAGATACGCGGTCTGGCCGCAGGCGGACCGCGCCTGCACCGGCTTGCCTCCGCCGTCACCACCGCCCTCCAGGGGATCAAGGGCGTCCACCTGGCCGAGGTCAATGCGGTCACCGGGCATGTCCTGGTCGCCTTCGCCGAGGACCAGGTCGATGTGGCCGAGCTGGTCGAGGCGGTGCGCAGCGCCGAGGAGGCGTTCCAGCACCGGGGAGGGGCGGGTGCGGCCGGTACGGCGGAGGCGGGTGGGGTCGAAGGGGCCGGGGAGATCCACCGGCCGCTCCCGCCCGACGACGAGGCCGCGACCGCCGCCGCCTCGGTGGCCCTTGTGCTGGACTGCGCCGGACTGGTCGGCGCCTCCCTCGCCAGGCTCACCCGGATCGCCCCCGCGCCACGGGTGGTGCGCGCCGCGGTGGCCCTGGCCGACTCGCTGCCCGCCGTACGCCAGGACCTCGGCGCACGCGTCGGCCGCCACCGCGCCGAGGTCCTGCTGGCGGCCGTCAATGCGGCGCTGCACGGCATCTCCGACGGAGTCGCCCCGCTGGCCGTGGACGCCGCCCACCGCTGCCTCCAGCTGTACGAGGTCCGGGCGCGCGGGGCCGCCTGGTCGGCCGCCGAGCCCCGGCTGTGCGCGGGCGGCGTACCGACCCCGCACCGGCTGCCGGAGCTGCCGCCCCGGTCGGTGCCGTTCCCCCAGGGGCCGGTGGAGCGGGCCTCCGACCGAACCGCGCTGGCGGAGATCCTGGGGGCCGGTGCCGCCGTCCTGGTCTCGCACCACACGGACGGCGCGGCCGACGCGATGCTGGCCACCGTGCCGAGGGCCGCCCGGCTCGGCCGCGAGTCCTTCGCCGCCGTGCTGGGGCACGACCTGGCGGTCCACGGCACGGTCGTGCTGGACCCCTTGGCGTTGCGCAGGCTGGACCGGATCGACGCGGTGGTGATGGATGCGCGGGTGCTCTGCGGGGAGACGGTGCGGCTGCTCTCCGCCGAGGCGGTGCAGGACGGCTTGGACGACGCGGAGGTCTGGCAGGCCGCTGCCCGGGTGCTGCATGGGCGTACGGCGTCGGAGCTGGACGGTCCCGGGCCGTGGCGGCGGGGGCGGTATCGGTTGCAACGTGGGGGTGGGGATGGTGGGAGTGGTGGGGGTGGTGGGGGTGGGGGTGCGGCTGGGCCGCAGGGGTTGGTGGCCGAGTTGTATGGGCCGCAGGGGCTGTGTGGGCGGGTGCGGGTCGGGGTGGTGGCGGCTCCGCTGGCCGAGGCCGTCATCGACGCCGCGCAGCAGAATGCGGCGCAGGTCGCCGTCACGGCGCACGCGTCCATTCATGAACTGCTCGGCCAGGCCGAGGAGGCGCCCGGCGGGGACGAAGGACTCACCGAGGCCGTACGGGGGCTTCAGACCGACGGGCGGGCGGTGCTGCTGGTCGCCCGGGGGTGCCCGCAGGCGCTGCTCGCCGCCGATGTCGGGGTCTCGGTCTGCCCCGAGGGCGGGGGCACCGACTGGACGGCGGACATCGTCTGCGGGGCCGGCGGGGCGGAGGGCTCCGCGCTGGAGCAGGCATGGCGGGTGCTCACCGCGTTGGCGGCGGCGCGTGAGCAGAGTGCCGCCGCCGCGCACGCCTCCGTCGCCGCCTCCGCGCTGGGCGGGCTGCTGTCGGCCTCACGGCCGCCGGAACACGGGCGCGGGCCGCTCATCGGCTGGCGTACGGCCCCGCCGGTCCATCTGGCCGCGCTGGGGGCCATGGTCACGGGGGCGCTGCGGGCCCGTGGGGTGGCCCGCCGCTCGGCGCCGCCGCCGGTGGTGCGGGACGCGTGGCATGCGCTGCCGGGCGACGAGGTGTATCGGCGGATGCGTGAACTGCGGGTGGGGGAGGGTGAACTGACGGCTGGTGGTGGTGGGGAGGGTGGTGTTGGTGGGGAGGGTGGGGAGGGTGGTGTTGGTGGTGGTCGGTGGTGGGGTGGTCGGCGGTGGCGTGGTGGGGTGGCGGCTGCGGCGCGGGTGCCGGGGGTACGCGGCGCCGCCGATCTGTACCGGGCCACCCGCGACGAACTGCACGATCCGCTCACGCCGGTACTCACCCTCGGCGCGGCTGCCTCGGCGGTGGTCGGCTCCGGCGTCGACGCCGTACTGGTCGGCGGGGTGATGCTGGGCAACGCCGTCATCAGCGGAGCCCAGCGGATGCGCGCCGAACGGGCCCTGCACGCCCTGCTGCTGCGTCAGCGCACGCACGCCCGGCTGGTGGAGCCGCCACCCGAGGGCACCGCGCCGAAGGTCCACGACCCGGCCGGGGTGGCGAGCCGTACGGTACCTGCGGAGCGGCTGCGTCCGGGCGACCTGATCGCGGTCCACCCCGAGGACGTGGTGCCCGCCGACGTACGGCTGCTCACCGCCACCTCGCTGGAGGTCGACGAGGCCAGCCTCACCGGGGAGCCGCTGCCGGTCGGCAAGACACCGGAGGCCGTGCCCAACTCCGGCCCTGCGGAACGCACCTGCATGCTCTATGAGGGAACGGTGGTACTGGCCGGGTCGGGCGTCGGCGTGGTGGTCGCCACCGGCCCCGCGACGGAGGCCGGTCGGGCCGCGCGGGCGGCCGGGCGGGTGCGCTCCACGGCGGGCCTCCAGGCCCGGCTCGCCGAACTCACCAGCATCGCCCTCCCCGCCACCGGGGTCGGCGGCCTGGCCGTCACCGGCCTCGGCCTGCTGCGGGGACTCAAGCTGCCCAAGGCGCTGGCCTCCGGGGTCGCCGTGGCGGTGGCCGCCGTACCGGAAGGGCTGCCGCTGGTCGCCACGGTGGCGCAGCTCGCCGCAGCCCGGCGGCTCTCCGGGCTGGGCGTGCTGGTGCGGTCCACCCGGGCGCTGGAGGCGCTCGGCCGGGTGGACACGGTCTGCTTCGACAAGACGGGCACCCTGACGGAGGGGCGGCTGTCGCTGGTGCGGACCGCTGCGCTGCATGGTCCGGTGCCGATCGGGGGCGGGACGGGGCGGCAGATCCTGCGCACTGCGGCCCGGGCCTGCCCGCCGTTCCAGGACGGGACCAGGGGGCTTGCCCATGCGACGGACCGCGCGGTGGCGGAGGCGGCGCTCGACCATGAGGTGGCGCCGGACTGGACGCTGCTCGGGGAGCTGCCCTTCGAGACCGGGCGTGGCTTCTCTGCGGCGATCGGCTCCCTGGGGGACGGCCGCTTGGCCATCGCGGTCAAGGGGGCGCCGGAGACGGTGCTGGAGCGCTGTGTCGAGGTGCTGGACCGGGGTGGGCGGGCGGTACCGCTCACCGAGGTCAGGCGGCAGCGGGCCCGGGAGCGGGTGCGGGCGCTGGCGGGGCGGGGGTTGCGGGTGCTGGCGGTGGCGCGGGTGGAGGGGGCTGGGGTTGAGGGGGCTGGGGTTGGGGTGGAGGGGGAGGAGTTGGTGGAGCGGGTGCGGGGGGCTTGTCTGCTGGGGTTTGTGGGCATCGCGGATACGCCGCGTCCGGCTGCGCCCGCTTCGGTGGCGGGGCTGGTGCGGGCCGGGGTCCGGCCGGTGATGGTCACCGGTGACCATCCGGTCACCGCTGCGGCCGTCGCGGCGGACATCGGCATCCCCTTTGCCGACCGGGTGCTGACCGGGGCCGAGTTGGAGGAGCTGCCGCCGCAGCGGCGGGCCGAGGCGGTGTGCGCGGCGGGGGTCTTCGCGCGGGTGTCGCCGACGCAGAAGGTGCGGATCGTCCGGGAGTTGCAGCGGGCCGGGCGGGTGGTGGCGATGACGGGGGACGGGACCAATGACGCCGCCGCCATCCGTCGGGCCGACGTGGGGATCGCCGTGGCAGGGCGGGGCAGCGGTTCCGCGCGGAGTGCGGCCGATCTGGTGCTGACCGCGCCCGATCCGAGGCTGATCCTCGATGCGCTGGCCGAGGGGCGCTCGCTGTGGGCGAGCGTACGGGACGCCGTGGCGATCCTGGTGGGCGGCAATGCGGGTGAGATCGCGTTCACGCTGGTGGGGACGGCGGTGAGTGGGCGGGCTCCGCTGAGCACCCGTCAACTGCTGGTCGTCAATATGCTCACCGACATGCTGCCCGCGCTGGCGGTGGCGCTGACGCCGCGCGGTGCGGGGGAGGAGGACGGGGAGGAGGACGGCGGCGGGCCGGTGCAGGGGTTCACCGGGCCTGAGGTGGGGCGGGTGCTGGCGGTCCGAGGGAGTGCCACGGCGGCGGCGGCGCTGGTGGCCTGGCAGGTCGGGCGGGTCAGCCGGGTGCTGCCGAGGGGTGGGCGGCGGGCTTCCACCATGGGGCTTGCGGCGTTGGTCGGGGCGCAGTTGGGGCAGACGTTGATCGGGCGGTGGCGGAGTCCGCTGGTGCTGGCGACCTGTGCGGTCTCGGCGGCGGCGCTTGTCGCGGCGGTGGAGGTGCCGGGGGTCAACCGGTTCTTCGGGAACACGGCTCTGGGGCCGCTGGGGTGGGGCGTGGTGGTGGGGTGTGCGGTGGTGGCGACGGTGGGGGCTGCGTTGGGTGGGCGGGTGCTGCGGCGGGGGTGA
- a CDS encoding STAS domain-containing protein yields the protein MTVEVHLPEPELAVVSVAGELDVDTATELHYQLANQLHHGRRHLVLDLTAVPFMDSSGLNIVIRTQQETRRVGGSLRLAGPTAAVRRIIDLTGVGITTPVHDTVDEALARHRGEAAGGSGV from the coding sequence CTGACGGTGGAGGTGCATCTGCCCGAACCGGAACTGGCCGTGGTCTCCGTCGCCGGGGAGCTGGATGTCGACACCGCCACCGAGCTCCACTACCAGTTGGCCAACCAACTGCACCACGGCCGCCGCCACCTGGTGCTGGACCTCACGGCGGTGCCCTTCATGGACTCCTCGGGCCTCAACATCGTCATCCGGACGCAGCAGGAGACCCGCCGGGTGGGCGGATCGCTGCGGCTGGCCGGTCCCACGGCGGCGGTCCGGCGGATCATCGACCTGACCGGGGTCGGTATCACCACGCCGGTGCACGACACCGTTGACGAGGCTCTGGCCCGGCACCGTGGGGAGGCGGCTGGGGGCAGCGGCGTCTGA
- a CDS encoding ABC transporter ATP-binding protein, whose translation MKPPADPAAQEREAATLLPVGSPAAVRDYVRLLAARHRRTFAGVIGLHAVGAAAGLVGPWVLGTLVGELGTGTTEGRIAQAALWYLLALAVQAAFTGMSRLRGAVLGEQVLADLREDFLVRAVALPPGVLERAGTGDLVSRTTTDVDRLSRSVRDAVPELAVAIVSVLLVFGALLVTSPLLAVTALIGLPVLLAGSRWYFRRAPQSYRAESASYAAVNTALAETVDAGRTVEALRLGDDRVALTDEKIRTWLSWERYTMWLRTRYFPTVDLPYVLAVTATLTLGGLYTLQGWIDVGQLTSGVLYAQMLIEPVDLILRWYDELQVGQASLARLVGVREVEDAEVDETTRPDGRHVHADDVRFGYREGADVLHGITLGVEPGARLALVGPSGAGKSTLGRLLAGIYAPRTGRVTLGGAALAEMPAERVRSHVALVNQEHHVFVGTLRDNLLLARPGADDTELRAALESVDAGPWVDALSDGLDTDVGSGGASLTPPQAQQLALARLVLADPRTLVLDEATSLLDPRAARHLERSLSRVLDGRTVIAIAHRLHTAHDADVIAVVEEGRISEYGSHAELVAADGPYAALWRSWRDEG comes from the coding sequence ATGAAGCCGCCGGCCGACCCAGCGGCCCAGGAACGCGAGGCAGCGACCCTGCTGCCGGTGGGCTCCCCGGCCGCCGTACGCGACTACGTCCGGCTGCTGGCCGCCCGTCACCGCCGCACCTTCGCCGGGGTGATCGGGCTGCATGCCGTCGGCGCCGCCGCCGGACTCGTCGGCCCCTGGGTGCTCGGCACCCTGGTCGGCGAACTGGGCACCGGGACCACCGAGGGCCGGATCGCCCAGGCAGCCCTCTGGTACCTGCTCGCCCTCGCCGTACAGGCCGCCTTCACCGGCATGTCACGGCTGCGCGGCGCCGTCCTCGGCGAGCAGGTCCTCGCCGACCTGCGTGAGGACTTCCTGGTCCGCGCGGTGGCGCTGCCCCCCGGCGTGCTGGAGCGGGCCGGTACCGGAGACCTGGTCTCCCGCACCACGACGGACGTCGACCGGCTGTCGCGCTCGGTGCGCGACGCGGTCCCGGAACTCGCCGTCGCCATCGTCTCCGTCCTGCTGGTGTTCGGCGCCCTGCTGGTCACCTCGCCGCTGCTCGCCGTCACCGCGCTGATCGGACTGCCGGTGCTGCTGGCCGGCTCCCGCTGGTACTTCCGGCGGGCCCCGCAGTCCTACCGGGCGGAGTCCGCCTCGTACGCGGCGGTGAACACCGCGCTCGCCGAGACCGTCGACGCCGGCCGCACCGTGGAGGCGCTGCGGCTCGGCGACGACCGGGTCGCGCTCACCGACGAGAAGATCCGCACCTGGCTCTCCTGGGAGCGCTACACCATGTGGCTGCGCACCCGGTACTTCCCGACCGTGGACCTGCCCTATGTGCTCGCCGTGACCGCCACCCTCACCCTCGGCGGCCTCTACACCCTCCAGGGCTGGATCGACGTCGGGCAGCTCACCTCCGGCGTGCTCTACGCCCAGATGCTGATCGAGCCGGTGGACCTCATCCTGCGCTGGTACGACGAACTCCAGGTCGGGCAGGCGTCATTGGCCCGGCTGGTCGGCGTACGGGAGGTCGAGGACGCCGAGGTGGACGAGACCACCCGGCCCGACGGCCGCCACGTCCACGCCGACGACGTCCGCTTCGGCTACCGCGAGGGCGCCGATGTGCTGCACGGCATCACCCTCGGCGTCGAGCCCGGCGCCCGGCTCGCCCTGGTCGGGCCGTCCGGCGCGGGCAAGTCCACCCTGGGCCGGCTGCTGGCGGGCATCTATGCGCCGAGGACCGGGCGGGTGACGCTCGGCGGGGCGGCGCTCGCCGAGATGCCCGCCGAGCGGGTCCGCTCGCATGTGGCGCTGGTCAACCAGGAGCACCACGTCTTCGTCGGCACCCTGCGGGACAACCTGCTGCTGGCCCGGCCCGGCGCGGACGACACCGAACTGCGCGCCGCTCTGGAGTCGGTGGACGCCGGGCCCTGGGTGGACGCACTGTCCGACGGGCTGGACACCGACGTCGGCTCCGGCGGCGCCTCGCTCACCCCGCCGCAGGCGCAGCAGTTGGCGCTGGCCCGGCTGGTGCTCGCCGACCCGCGCACGCTGGTGCTGGACGAGGCCACGTCGCTGCTCGACCCGCGCGCCGCCCGGCACCTGGAGCGCTCGCTCTCCCGGGTCCTGGACGGGCGTACGGTCATCGCCATCGCCCACCGCCTGCACACCGCGCATGACGCCGATGTGATCGCGGTGGTCGAGGAGGGGCGGATCAGCGAGTACGGCAGCCATGCGGAGCTGGTGGCCGCCGACGGGCCGTATGCGGCGCTCTGGCGGTCCTGGCGGGACGAGGGGTGA